Genomic DNA from Schistosoma haematobium chromosome 1, whole genome shotgun sequence:
CCTATCAAATATGATATTATATAACACTTCAAAGaaaataatatatacatatttctcTTGCCATATATTTCttttaacaacaacaagaaaagaACATTTAACACCGTTTCATCTTCAATAAACTAATAATGCCAGAAACAGTTGAAATTCAATCAGTTTACAAAAAAAGTATCTATCTTTGCCTAAAGGTAAACAGGATAAATTCGATAATCTATTTACATTCGATAGTCATATTTTCTGGGTTTTTTTGTATACATGTGTTTCATATTTCATAAATGTTGATCAACAATAATCAGTGGGGGGGGGGTAATTTATCTAAAGAAAAAAGTGTGGAAGTGAGATAGGTAGAGAATGACAGAAGGGGGAGAGAAAGCGAGGTGTGaatatgattaataaaaatatattccgGGGGACATTAATAGTCTCTTACTTTAATTTCACCTAAAAACACACATTTGTTAATTACGCTCGACAGATTGTAcactcaatcaaaaacttaagtGGGGCAGTTTTAATTTTCTTACTGTTCATCCCATTAATACTTCagtctgttttcttttttttaaatacttaatAAGTCACCCGATGCGTTTTTCTTTTCTGCAAATGACAAATTCTTGAGCCACATAAGTGTTTCGGcgtttttcatttaaaaacaacaacaacaactaaacACATTCATATTAACTGTTCAATGGGATCAACTGTTAAGTATGGACAATAACTTATAAATAGTAGCTAATTTTCACTGaaaattttttattgaaaattattcaattatataGATATCGGAGTTAATATTTACACCGAGATATTACTACTATTTAGTGTTATAAGTAATACTGTTAAACTAAATCAGTTTAAATATACAATTACTAAAACTGGAAAAGAACACAATAGTTATGGATACATGTAATGATGAATTATTAATAGATGATCATGAATCTATACTATACCAAGAATATCATTATATGACTCATATAAATTCTGAATGTGAATTTTACACAcatcaaaataaacaacaacagcaacaacatcAACATTCAGATAATCCATTACATCATTATCGTACAAAATGTGAAACTATGCAAACTAATTTATTGATGTTTAATAGAACAAAAGTTTGTGAAAATCATGATTATTTTAATCTGGGATTAAAAAATAACACATTTCTCTTACAGAATACATTAGAAAATGTGAATTGTTCACATCGAAATAACGATACTACTATACGTAGCACTGAATTATttgatattaatgataattttaaaacaagtCATGATGACATATTCAATACGACTAATGAATCATATTCAGAATATATTCATAATGTTTTTGATAAAGATTTTCAATCTTATGCTAAGGTGCGTGAAAGACGAAGAATGTTTAGTATTAATTCAGCGTTTGAAGTAAGTTCTTTACgtatatattaaacaaaatattccgtatatattcattaaattgAACATTCCTTagtaaaatgtttaaatatctttgtaaataaaattggaagagataatttattatagaataaaaactaacaatctgttctttttatttgttttgatataaGAGATTTTGTTTATCTAATGTTTACTCATCAGTTAGTTATTTATTAGTTACTTTAGCCTTAgtttaaaatgactgtcgttcTAATTCAGAGCTACTTTTAACAAAATGTTTAGGTAATTAAGCAAACTTCAATAATCAATCTCGGAAACTTTAGACTAACATCGAATTTTGCCTTAAGTATATCTTCattaaacaaatttttttaatgaaacgaAAAATTGATATATACAAATagttcactgattgaaatcatgagtcaatggaagttagaccaccatggaaaacctggaagcactggacggccgtttcgtcctagtatgggactcctcagttgtGCAAATCTACGATCCCGACCCCCGCGAGATTCTAATcgaggatctatcagtctcgcgcgcgagcgcttaactatgAGACCACTgcgccggtcggcatccaactgtgttaatgtctaagttcaaccaTTCcgcgaaattgcgccaccgtacaccattgccttcagtgagttaatatctcgtaacagacctggttgaactccactggctcagtggtctaatggttaagcgctcgcgcgcgagactgatagatcctcgATTAGAATCTCGCGGGGGTCGAGATCGTAGATGTGAACaaccgaggagtcccatactaggacgaaacggccgtccagtgcttccaggttttccatggtggtctaacttcaattgactcatgatttcaaccattgaaatttctactctctacaaaaccccttctgataatatacaGATACTGTCAATGATTTGTTGTAAATTTAATAAGTTTCAGCATTTGTTATATGTTACTTAACGTAAACTAGTAAAGTTATATCAAACTTTTAGTTTAAAAAATGTACAACGAATTTGATATTCTTTATTTAATGTACTCAATTAAAAAACTAccattcacttggtgttgctttacttgtatcttcccattgttatttaagactgcagttgatcagtctcctgTAGGTAGATGTGTGTCTTGTGCGGATCGctttgatatagccttaagtcacaagcgttTTATGCACAGACGGATGttggctaacaatggaatccaggatacgcTGTTcgacctatttgggactcgtcagctggatgtacctgcatcccagagttggtgttcaatACGGGGCtcgataacgcgatggcgtttgaagcgaactgtactgggttcgagtccctgagtgaacatcaactctgggatgcaggtacgtccagctgacgagtcccaagtaggtcGAACCGCACGTCCTagattacactgctagccactattcgtATTTGCTCAAAAACTACTATGTTTTATTAGTCGCTCGCTTTAGTTGAATTCAGAAAGTACTCTAAACTAAACATTTGAAAAGTGtatctttgtgctaatgtgatatggcaacttcaagtgatgtacgtatgtacgacgTTATACGTTGTTGCTAACTGACTGATTAAACCTAGCAATACAGTTTTAAATCATAACACAcggttttcatatttatttaaaatcgtATCATCACATAAAATACTCTTCAGAAAACTTAACAGTAAATTTGAACATGTCGTTATGATAACAAACAGTTTATTTGTATGACAATGTTGTTCTGAAGAGAATAAAAGGGTAATTATATCTAATTTAAAACGAAccttttattgtataaataattAAAGTCATATTAGTAATAATTCCCAGATACATACAGTCCAAAATAAATAATGGTAAGTTACATGTGTTTTTATatatcaacaaataaataagcttttattcattctctgtattcattatttatcaatataaCATCAAATTACGAAGTGATATTTATCATACTACATTTAACAGAAGCATATCCAACTTGTAATTACATTGGTTGACAAAATGCAAGACTGTATACATTTCTTAACGATTATGAAATTCCCAGGAAATGATAAAAGTGTTGTTCAAATAAGTTAATTCTTATAAGAATAATAGATTCACGAGTTCTGATGCTTCAAAAGTGTTCCCCTTTACTAAAATTTcctaagaaaataaataataattccatTAGTAGATTAGTGAAATACGAGTTGTTTGGATAATTGCCTAGAAAATTAAATAATGCATTGTTGATTCTATTCATTTcatgaaaattattgattaatcttGTGATAATTGTGTGAAATAATGATTCCTTTCCCCATTATTCCATACTTATTGAGAATTCCAAATGTGATAAGTTCAGTTGTGGTCATTGAGTTATGTCTGTCTTAAAATGAACTATTCTGAGAACCTCTAGTTGGTATATCAATTCTACTATGTCAGAATATCATAAACGTATTTCAAGATTAGTTTATTGCAGCTGTTTGTCTGATACTTTATTTTAATAAGTTGATATATAAGCGATCAATTAGTTTAAAGATATAATTTAATCACCCATGAAGATCACCCGAATAACCAGTAAAAATTGCAAGAAGTCAGTCAAACATTTCAACATTTTTGAATTACCCGGAAGTGCATATTATCTGTTTCATGGATTGTCTTTTCGAAAACTATTACAATCTTATAGtggatgttattattattcacttacgGGGTCAGAATCAAATCGTCATGTTCGCGAATTTCAAGTATTTTGAAAACTTTCATATCGTCTGCTATCATTAATCTGAACAGGTCCTAAATTCTCCCTTAGTTGACCGCACAAATTACATATTTTCATCAGAGCTTAAGGTATACCATACAAATGAAAGTTACCGGAGCTGTTCATCAATGAAATCAAGTAGTGATTGCACTATTTCAGTTAGACTTAACTGACAAAAGATGGTGATTATATTACATCGCTTTAATTGAAAGAAAGCTTGCTTCTCATCGAGAAAATAAACATCATTTGTCGAGTACAGTATGAAATCGAGGAATTGTGACATACAAGGAAAATAATAGTTTAGTAATCCCTGGTCCCCTTAAGTGATCCAACAGACATAATCTTTTGATGAAAACTGGCTTCAAATTAACCAAGGAATATACAAACTATCTGTATAACTCAGATGTTTTTCTCAAACgaattaataatcattttaaatataaaatagacAATATACTCTGTAAATAAGTCTAAATATTACGATTGAACATGGAAATTTGTTTCAGTCCCATCGTTTAACAAACTTAACATGTTTCTAAACTACTTCAAAACATTAGTTCTTCTATATTGACAAATATATCTTTGGAGAACGTATCTTGATTTTGGTGCATTTATTACTTAGCTGAGTATTCTTGTCTTTGCAaattcatcatcaacaacaaaataGATAAAGAAGGAGTCAACTGAATAATTTGTAATTTGACTCTATAtaaagtgtatatatatatatatatatatatagtgagagagagagagaggagggagggagggagggagagaAATATCCCCCAGTCATAGTAGGGCAGAGACCTTAAAAAATGACTTAATCATTCTTGGAAATACTAAGGAAATTAGAAATACTACTTAATTCATAATGGAAACTGTTGTTTTAGCATTTCTATATTTTTTATAGTGATACAAAATGAGACTAAATAACCACAGAATATGTAAATATGTAGATTGTTCTacttgaatgaatttatttacttgCTTCTGAATTTTTAGGTAAATATCCAAAATTACCCATCAAGTTCATCATACAGATCTTATTTTGCTTTCTATAAACTAACAAGATCTTTAAATGTAATTTCAATTCACAAACAATTATTCTCTAATAAATCTTCCATACCATAATTTTACTCCGAAATCTGGGACGTGAATTTCAGATAAAAAGTAACATTTAGATAAGATTAATCACTACGAATGACTTATTGATTCGTTTGGAAACGTAGGAGTTTATAATTTACAACATACAGTTGAACTCCCTCTCCTGAAACTTACAAAGGAACAAGTTGATTATTACTCAGAAATTTCAAGAGGACTATGTTTCGCTGTCtgtgtttaattttttttccttttgatTAGGCTTTAAGATCATGTTTGCCAACATTCCCGTATGAAAGACGAATATCTAAGATTGATACATTACGACTTGCTATTGCGTATTTGGCATTGTTGAAAGACTTATTAGCCAACATGGAAATAATTAATCCAGAACAAAACATAGAAAGAGGTCAGCTAGTGATACAGTTTATGATTAAACGTCTAAATTCATCTAAAAGACACCAACTTAGTTGGTATACTAGTGGTAAGTACAAACATTTGTATACCTTGAAATTTGTTTTTAACAGATATCGATAAATAGATATCACAGAGTAGGGTTTTAGAGATTGAAATAATAAGCATATTTAAGGTTGATACAATAATGAACAGAATGCTGATCAATAAATCATACATGATAATGTCATAGTTTGCACATGAAGGAACTGATATCGAAAAGCATACAACTGACTAAAAAAACTATTACTTTTGGTAAAATGACAtacttatatacaaaatattaaacGTGATTAGTGACCATTTGAAACATAAGCAGTTGGAACATATGAATATCGTTTATCAATattgaaacaataaaataagGATTAGACATTCACGTTTTATTTTTGCTGACTGGATCAATAGAACAAGGCAATAAAACAAATGGGACAATTTTCAAAACAATctcaaaaatataattatttgttaCAGTTCACAATGTTTGacgaatttttatttttattatcactgtggtgtgagctactgatgtcgatagatataaatagtatgtatcgtcaatagaaagtgaaatactTGGTAGCAGAAAGTTAAGATCcaagaaaagaaaacgagaacagagaatgattgctgtggaaatgAAGAAACAGTGAAGTCTGGGACGATtatttgacattttgtaaatgaagtatttactctATGGTTCTCAGACGTTCTGTAATTCGGTGTTCGATTACATTCGaatgtccccacttgtgttcttgttcactacttGGTCAATAAAAAGGATGTCGTGCTTCTTGAGTAAAAAATTTTTAAATCCAAATTTCAGAAGATTTTAGCATTAATTATTCGAAATTGAACATCATAATAAATACCTTAAACTATAATATTGAAGAAAAACTCTACAATATTACGTCAGGTGTGTGAAATATGGAATCTACGACAAATCAATAGGTATTCCAGATGAATAACGGAACTGTACTATTTGTTTGAAAAAGTGTACTTTTAGAGTATATTGTTGATGAAACACTCTTTACTTTTTATCAAAAAAGCTACTTTGTAATCACTATGTAGTTTCAGTTGACAAAGTCCTGCTTAAAGgtttaatttgatttaaattataccttttatttatttgaatgatttcCTGGAAATTTCAAAGAATCTAATGGTACCTTTCATTTAAAAACcaatatcattttaaatattgaaaaattaTGGGGATATTGAATAATTGTTTTGTCTAATTATGGAAATACTCAACAAagtataatgatcatttata
This window encodes:
- the HLH13 gene encoding Helix-loop-helix protein 13 (EggNog:ENOG4113FDD~COG:K), encoding MDTCNDELLIDDHESILYQEYHYMTHINSECEFYTHQNKQQQQQHQHSDNPLHHYRTKCETMQTNLLMFNRTKVCENHDYFNLGLKNNTFLLQNTLENVNCSHRNNDTTIRSTELFDINDNFKTSHDDIFNTTNESYSEYIHNVFDKDFQSYAKVRERRRMFSINSAFEALRSCLPTFPYERRISKIDTLRLAIAYLALLKDLLANMEIINPEQNIERGQLVIQFMIKRLNSSKRHQLSWYTSDLIARLNWIRWDRLGYSGTIDWSSSIHSDYHQ